GTTGAATTGCAGGAACTCACACGCACTTTCGGGTCGGTCCGCGCCCTGGACGGGCTGAATCTGCGGATCGAACCGGGGGAGCTGGTGGCCCTGCTCGGGCCGTCGGGGTGTGGCAAAACCACCGCGATGCGCATCCTGGCCGGCCTCGAGGAGGCGACGTCGGGAAAGGTGCTCATCGACGGCCGCGATATCAGCAGGGTCCCGGCGAACAAGCGCGATATGGGGATGGTTTTCCAGGCCTACAGCCTGTTCCCGCATCTGACGGTGCTCGACAACGTCGCCTTCGGTCTGAAGATGCGCGGGGTGGGCGCCGTCGAACGACGTTCGCGGGCGGCCGAAATGCTGGAGCTGGTCGGGCTGTCAGCCCAGTCGGGACGCTATGCCGACGAGCTGTCCGGCGGTCAGCAGCAACGGGTGGCGCTGGCCCGTGCGCTGGCGGTGCGTCCGCGGGTGCTGCTGCTCGATGAGCCGCTCTCGGCGCTGGACGCCAAGGTGCGCACGCAGCTGCGTGATGAGATTCGCCGGGTGCAGCTGGAGGTGGGGACGACGACGCTGTTCGTCACCCACGATCAGGAGGAGGCGCTCGCCGTCGCCGACCGGGTCGGCGTGATGAACGCAGGTCGCCTGGAGCAACTCGCCGCCCCGGCCGAGCTGTACGCCCACCCGGCGACCCCGTTCGTCGCGGATTTCGTCGGGCTCAGCAACAAGGTGGCCGCCACGGTGTCCGGTGGCACGGCCGGCTTGCTCGGCGTGAAGGTCCCCGCGCTGCCCGGATCGGTGGACGGAACGGGTGTGGCGATGGTGCGCCCTGAGTCGGTGACCGTGCAGGCCGATCCGGCGGGTGAGGCGACGGTGGTCGCGGTGGCGTTCCTCGGCGCGATATCGCGGGTCAGCGTGACATTGGCAGACGGTGCGGCGCTCTATGCCCAGATGAACAGTTCGGCGGCACGGGCTTTCGCGCCGGGCGATCGGGTCACCGTGGGGCTTGAGCCGGGCGGCGTGCTCGTCATCGAAGGGTAGGGGCCTAAGGGTAGGCCGCGGGTCAGACGGCCTTGACCGGGTCGATACCCAGATCCCGGTAGGTGACCAGCGCCGCGAAGGGCACCCCGAGACCGCCGAACAGGTCAGCCGCGACATCACCGCGATCGACCATCGGGATCACCCCGGTGACCATCACCCCGACCTCCAACACGCGGTCATAGGCCTTCTTGGTCGATCCGCCGGTGCTGATCACATCGTCGACCAGCAGAACCCGGTCACCTGGGGAGAGGCGGGTGCCCTCGATCCACTGCTCGCGGCCGCGTTGTTTCTGTTCCTTGCGGACCGAGAACCAGGCCGCTCCGGTGACCATCGCGATGCCGTGGGCCAGCGGATCGGCACCCATCGTCAGTCCGCCGACCGCGTCGAACTCGATACCGTGCGCGGCTGCCAGGTCGGCGACGGCACGGCTGACGGTGGTGAGCCGCTCACCGTTGTCGATGGCGTGCTTGCCGTCGATGTAGTCGTGGCTCAGCTGGCCGCTCACCAGCTTGAACGGCTCCTCGCGCCGCTCGTGGGCTCGGGTGCGAATGAGATCGAAGGCGGCCTGCCAGCTGTCCGGACGTTGCATACGGCGATCGTATTGCACCGCGCCGGTGCGGTGGGAGAACGGCTCAGGCCCGCTGAGCCCGGCGCGTCAATTCCACTGCGGCCGCACGCAACTCGCCGATGGCATCGATGGGCTTGAGGTAACCGGCCCTGGTGTAGGCGATGCCGCGGGGTGTGTCCACCCGCAAGTCGAGGCCGTATCGGTCGGCCCCGGTGCAGGTCGCGGCGGTGGCATCGGGATATCCGCCGAGGGCACGGGCCATGGCCGTCAGCGCATCGGCGTGGTCGGCGTTGAGGTGGGCGATGGCGCCCGCGGCGTGCGGCGCGACGGGGTCGGGTGCGGCGGCGGTGTAATCCGCCCCGGTGGTGGAATCCATCCGGCCGTAACCACCGACCCAGCGCACGCGCTGCACATCGAGCACCCACAACGTGAAATCGCTGTAGTCGATGTAGTACTTGGCGGCGGGTACCGCGTCGAGGTGGGCCTGCCGGGCGGCGTCCAGCGCGGCGCCGGTGGGCCGGGTGACCACACCGGCCAGCGTGATGCGACCCGATGCCAGCGGATCGTCCGGGGCCTCCGGCGCCACGATGGCAATACTCGCCCGCTGGTCACCGGCGAGGTTGCGGCCGTGTTCGGCGAGGTTGGACACGCACAGCACCGGTGCGCCCTCGTGCAGACCGTAGGTGACGAAGGATGCCCACGGATCACCTTCGGCGGTCAGGGTGGCCAGTGTTGCGGTGTTGGTGGACGCCGCGATGGTGCGCGCCTCCTCCGCAGCCGACGGACGGGTGGCGTCGCTCACCGGGGCCGTCGGTGGCGGGATCGACGGGGCATCCCCCGGATCGCCATGGTCGCGCAGATCAGCCATAGCGGCACCATACCGAAAGGCCGGCCGGGTGTACGTGGACGCACAGTCGGGTACGAGGGTGGAAGGGGACGGCATCCGGGCCGCCCCGCGACTACGTTGGAGAAGCGATGACCAACCCGTTCGCCCAGTGGCTACCCCGACAACGGTGGTACGGCGGGCGCGGCCGCGATCTGACCGATGTCCGCCCGACGGCGGTGCCACTCGGCGAGGACCTGGACCTGGTCCTACTCGAGGTCGACTACGCCGACGGCTCTGTCGACCGATATCAGGTGGTCGTCCGCTGGGACAGCGGTGCCGAGCACACCGTGATCGGCACCGATGCCGGCCGCACCGGGTATGACGCCCTCACCGATCCCGAAGTGGCCGGCCGACTGCTGGGTCTCATCGAGGAATCCGCCTCGATCGGCCCAATCACTTTCCTGGCCGAGCCCGACGCTCAGTGGGGTCCGGTGACACCGGTGCGCAGCATGGGTGCCGAACAGTCGAACACCAGCATCGTGTTCGGCGACCACGCCATCATGAAGGCATTCCGCAGGCTGACCCCCGGCGTCAACCCCGATATCGAGCTGACCCGGGCACTGTCAGGCAATCCGCATATCACCCCACTGCTCGGATCCTATGAAATCGCTTGGGATGGCGAACAATACACATTGGGTATGGTGAGTGCCTTCGCCAAGGGATCATCGGACGGGTGGTCGGTGGCCGAGCGGCGTACCGAGGATTTGCGTTCGGCCGAGGCTGATTTCGGGCACGAGTCACATCTGCTCGGCGAGGCGGTGGCCTCGGTGCACCTGTCCCTGGCCGAGACCCTCGGCAGCCGGATGACGGCGTTCCCCGCGCAGGCGCTGATCGAGCGGGCCCGGTCGGTGGCGGCGTCGGTGCCGCAGGTTGCCGCACGCCTTGCGCAGATCGAGCAGTGCTATCGACAGGTCGCCGACGAGCCGACCCCGGAACAGCGCGTCCATGGCGACTTGCACCTGGGCCAGGTGTTGCACACCCCCACCGGGTGGCTGATCATCGACTTCGAGGGTGAACCCGGCCAGCCGCTGGCCGAGCGCCGTCGCCCGGACTCCCCGCTGCGCGATGTCGCGGGCATGTTGCGCTCCTACGATTACGTTGCCTCGCAACGGTTGCTGACGGTACAGGACGCCGACCTGGAG
This DNA window, taken from Mycolicibacterium neoaurum, encodes the following:
- a CDS encoding ABC transporter ATP-binding protein — its product is MSVAVELQELTRTFGSVRALDGLNLRIEPGELVALLGPSGCGKTTAMRILAGLEEATSGKVLIDGRDISRVPANKRDMGMVFQAYSLFPHLTVLDNVAFGLKMRGVGAVERRSRAAEMLELVGLSAQSGRYADELSGGQQQRVALARALAVRPRVLLLDEPLSALDAKVRTQLRDEIRRVQLEVGTTTLFVTHDQEEALAVADRVGVMNAGRLEQLAAPAELYAHPATPFVADFVGLSNKVAATVSGGTAGLLGVKVPALPGSVDGTGVAMVRPESVTVQADPAGEATVVAVAFLGAISRVSVTLADGAALYAQMNSSAARAFAPGDRVTVGLEPGGVLVIEG
- a CDS encoding HugZ family protein, translating into MADLRDHGDPGDAPSIPPPTAPVSDATRPSAAEEARTIAASTNTATLATLTAEGDPWASFVTYGLHEGAPVLCVSNLAEHGRNLAGDQRASIAIVAPEAPDDPLASGRITLAGVVTRPTGAALDAARQAHLDAVPAAKYYIDYSDFTLWVLDVQRVRWVGGYGRMDSTTGADYTAAAPDPVAPHAAGAIAHLNADHADALTAMARALGGYPDATAATCTGADRYGLDLRVDTPRGIAYTRAGYLKPIDAIGELRAAAVELTRRAQRA
- a CDS encoding orotate phosphoribosyltransferase, producing MQRPDSWQAAFDLIRTRAHERREEPFKLVSGQLSHDYIDGKHAIDNGERLTTVSRAVADLAAAHGIEFDAVGGLTMGADPLAHGIAMVTGAAWFSVRKEQKQRGREQWIEGTRLSPGDRVLLVDDVISTGGSTKKAYDRVLEVGVMVTGVIPMVDRGDVAADLFGGLGVPFAALVTYRDLGIDPVKAV
- a CDS encoding maltokinase N-terminal cap-like domain-containing protein; translated protein: MTNPFAQWLPRQRWYGGRGRDLTDVRPTAVPLGEDLDLVLLEVDYADGSVDRYQVVVRWDSGAEHTVIGTDAGRTGYDALTDPEVAGRLLGLIEESASIGPITFLAEPDAQWGPVTPVRSMGAEQSNTSIVFGDHAIMKAFRRLTPGVNPDIELTRALSGNPHITPLLGSYEIAWDGEQYTLGMVSAFAKGSSDGWSVAERRTEDLRSAEADFGHESHLLGEAVASVHLSLAETLGSRMTAFPAQALIERARSVAASVPQVAARLAQIEQCYRQVADEPTPEQRVHGDLHLGQVLHTPTGWLIIDFEGEPGQPLAERRRPDSPLRDVAGMLRSYDYVASQRLLTVQDADLEAAAREWVQANRKAFCDGYASVGGLNPWDSAGVLLAYELDKAVYEVGYESRYRPTWLPIPLGALDRLLGN